From one Mytilus edulis chromosome 1, xbMytEdul2.2, whole genome shotgun sequence genomic stretch:
- the LOC139482521 gene encoding uncharacterized protein isoform X2, producing MIYRLFDFSSYTPNLLDYQHHVVKTYPCLYGLDDCSYKKKIYSITLTSIAMNTSTYQEHFKCGPSNCSMTSLTYTVSVVPVRYNVWNTIPSKRFNPDFEYWNATIATTLFPSANDIYVVFEHRETCRTYFVRYTGGDYQETGSRQHTFKSLPPGQYWIEVKCCRVDNLCSVYKTFHDIIISESKEIITPRYEHLTNILLALGFCISTVLVIALVFLKRRRKKKLTEATIVTERQSYIPEEYMNQLLEGKNNKSTKLVTIVSNTDQASSMVANQLDISLTRFGLETLLFHYKSYLETEVLDYFIEAMRNTSHLLLLFPDEDLIQETDYDQTFVKIIKASAKLNNLDTLKLYFTSQKYFTKENIYEAKTSAFLSTEFHELIKFLNVKPNLFKGNTLQKIECDLNHVICEAEDRLRNPVSRRSSFVSTSSIVSIDSNCPFHGKFSFIDNSVKNNEEYSHINSPLFDGGYHAIGKGQIKNQKPSECIGNQKEPCMLNNSMHRVSYMTERLHLSDQWSGLLQNEADTNEQHIHKTLQKNSDSQMVELKKTKRCHIDAKKIIRIIANDDQISITLANKIIETLILFGEDISILKNKRSKKKIHDEIKDATHVIILLPVENTCFKFRHNLDSVKSTISSSLDVLKQRNTLVVNFPYTKDVNCVTWKCLKKFEGKICLMKDFYEFMQFLNVTCDSINKWEIIKLNLSNAVAESETLLRSWRIENVHIRESCSDISIDSMCPIHGEKQQLNTFPIFSNLCDPCETPEQFINDPLLKINFGSAIILNQPCESEENGSENIKVNERIEEIHLQHQNINDPLLYFNFG from the exons ATGATATATCGACTATTTGATTTCTCATCATATACTCCAAACTTACTCGATTATCAGCATCAT GTTGTTAAAACCTACCCGTGTTTGTATGGTTTAGATGACTGcagttacaaaaaaaagatatacagtATAACTCTAACTTCCATTGCAATGAATACATCTACATATCAGGAGCACTTCAAATGTGGTCCATCCAATTGCTCGATGACTagtttgacttacacagtcagtGTAGTCCCAG TACGATATAACGTTTGGAATACCATTCCTTCCAAAAGATTTAACCCGGATTTTGAATACTGGAATGCAACAATAGCAACAACATTGTTTCCATCAGCTAATGATATATACGTTGTATTTGAACATAGAGAAACTTGTCGAACGTATTTTGTGAGATATACAGGCGGTGATTACCAG GAAACTGGATCACGACAGCACACCTTTAAAAGTCTTCCTCCAGGGCAATATTGGATAGAG GTTAAGTGTTGCCGTGTTGACAATTTATGCAGTGTGTACAAAACTTTCCACGACATCATAATAAGTG AGTCTAAGGAAATTATCACTCCTCGATATGAGCATTTAACCAACATATTATTAGCATTGGGATTTTGTATATCTACTGTATTGGTAATTGCCTTAGTATTTTTGAAACGACGACGAAAAAAGAAATTGACAG AAGCAACTATTGTTACAGAACGTCAATCCTATATACCAGAGGAATACATGAATCAGTTGCTTGAaggaaaaaataacaaatcaacCAAATTAGTCACTATAGTGTCAAATACGGATCAGGCTAGTTCAATGGTAGCAAATCAACTTGATATTTCATTGACAAGATTTGGACTGGAAACACTATTATTTCATTATAAGTCATATTTGGAGACTGAAGTGTTAGATTATTTCATTGAAGCAATGAGAAACACTTCTCATTTATTACTTTTGTTTCCTGATGAAGACTTGATACAAGAAACTGACTACGATCAAACATTTGTTAAAATCATAAAAGCTTCAGCAAAATTAAACAATCTTGATACTCTTAAATTGTATTTCACGTCTCAAAAATATTTTACGAAGGAAAACATTTATGAAGCTAAAACATCTGCTTTTCTTTCTACAGAATTTCACGAACTTATAAAGTTTTTGAATGTTAAACCAAACCTGTTTAAGGGAAACACACTTCAAAAAATTGAATGCGACTTGAATCATGTTATATGTGAGGCAGAAGATAGATTGAGAAATCCAGTTTCGAGACGATCATCTTTTGTGTCTACATCAAGCATAGTAAGCATAGACAGCAACTGTCCTTTTCACGGAAAATTCAGTTTTATAGACAATTCTGTCAAAAATAATGAAGAGTATTCACACATTAATAGTCCTCTGTTCGATGGTGGATATCATGCAATTGGGAAAGGTcagataaaaaatcaaaaaccttCAGAGTGTATTGGAAATCAGAAAGAACCATGCATGCTAAATAACAGTATGCATCGTGTAAGTTATATGACAGAAAGATTACATTTGTCTGACCAGTGGTCTGGCTTACTTCAAAATGAAGCAGATACCAATGAGCAAcatattcataaaactttgcaaaaaaacAGTGATAGTCAGATGgttgaattgaaaaaaacaaaacgttGTCATATAGATGCCAAGAAAATAATCCGCATAATAGCAAATGATGATCAAATAAGTATTACACTAGCCAACAAAATCATAGAGACACTTATCCTATTTGGTGAAGACATAtctattttgaaaaacaaaaggtcaaaaaagaaaattcatgACGAAATTAAGGATGCAACTCACGTTATAATTTTACTTCCTGTTGAGAATACATGTTTTAAGTTTAGACACAATCTTGACTCTGTCAAAAGTACTATTTCGTCCTCCCTCGATGTTTTAAAACAGAGAAATACATTAGTAGTGAACTTTCCATACACAAAGGACGTTAATTGTGTAACTTGGAAATGTTTAaagaagtttgaaggaaaaatcTGTTTAATGAAAGATTTTTATGAATTCatgcaatttttaaatgtaaCATGCGATAGTATTAACAAGTGGGAGATAATAAAACTAAACCTCAGCAATGCGGTAGCTGAATCAGAGACCTTATTGAGGAGTTGGAGGATTGAAAATGTCCATATTCGGGAATCGTGCTCAGATATAAGTATTGACTCAATGTGTCCTATTCATGGAGAAAAGCAACAGTTGAATACATTTCCGATTTTTTCGAATTTATGTGACCCTTGTGAAACCCCTGAACAATTCATTAACGATCCGCTACTCAAAATAAACTTTGGTTCCGCAATTATTCTTAACCAACCATGTGAAAGCGAAGAAAACGGCTCGGAGAACATTAAAGTAAATGAAAGAATCGAAGAAATCCATTTACAACATCAAAATATTAACGACCCccttttgtattttaatttcgGTTGA
- the LOC139482521 gene encoding uncharacterized protein isoform X1, which translates to MSTRQMHLLGVCIITFLINIVETAISSPVCPKSPFIGRPRCNETCSKLSTFAERRQFLCKVGYKAEWQDFSDRYGLDVVSIFKNSVEQLLTAPLLVGIALYPLPYTQNQTFSPALKISFRIPFIGSFNSPETKAVLLKFGSPVFQNPKYNRFTDHAYSFQKKGEDSIDNDGMIYRLFDFSSYTPNLLDYQHHVVKTYPCLYGLDDCSYKKKIYSITLTSIAMNTSTYQEHFKCGPSNCSMTSLTYTVSVVPVRYNVWNTIPSKRFNPDFEYWNATIATTLFPSANDIYVVFEHRETCRTYFVRYTGGDYQETGSRQHTFKSLPPGQYWIEVKCCRVDNLCSVYKTFHDIIISESKEIITPRYEHLTNILLALGFCISTVLVIALVFLKRRRKKKLTEATIVTERQSYIPEEYMNQLLEGKNNKSTKLVTIVSNTDQASSMVANQLDISLTRFGLETLLFHYKSYLETEVLDYFIEAMRNTSHLLLLFPDEDLIQETDYDQTFVKIIKASAKLNNLDTLKLYFTSQKYFTKENIYEAKTSAFLSTEFHELIKFLNVKPNLFKGNTLQKIECDLNHVICEAEDRLRNPVSRRSSFVSTSSIVSIDSNCPFHGKFSFIDNSVKNNEEYSHINSPLFDGGYHAIGKGQIKNQKPSECIGNQKEPCMLNNSMHRVSYMTERLHLSDQWSGLLQNEADTNEQHIHKTLQKNSDSQMVELKKTKRCHIDAKKIIRIIANDDQISITLANKIIETLILFGEDISILKNKRSKKKIHDEIKDATHVIILLPVENTCFKFRHNLDSVKSTISSSLDVLKQRNTLVVNFPYTKDVNCVTWKCLKKFEGKICLMKDFYEFMQFLNVTCDSINKWEIIKLNLSNAVAESETLLRSWRIENVHIRESCSDISIDSMCPIHGEKQQLNTFPIFSNLCDPCETPEQFINDPLLKINFGSAIILNQPCESEENGSENIKVNERIEEIHLQHQNINDPLLYFNFG; encoded by the exons ATGTCTACCAGGCAAATGCATTTGCTGGGTGTGTGTATCATAACCTTTCTAATTAACATTGTGGAAACGGCTATTTCATCACCTGTATGTCCAAAGAGTCCTTTTATTGGACGACCACGATGTAATGAGACATGCTCGAAACTG TCCACCTTCGCTGAAAGAAGACAATTCCTCTGTAAAGTTGGATACAAAGCCG AATGGCAAGATTTCAGTGACAGATATGGATTAGATGTggtatcaatttttaaaaattcagttGAACAACTGCTTACAGCACCACTATTGGTAGGAATCGCTTTATATCCTTTGCCATACACGCAAAACCAGACATTCAGCCCAGCACTGAAAATATCTTTCAGGATTCCATTTATTGGAAGTTTCAACTCACCAG AAACTAAGGCAGTACTTTTAAAATTTGGAAGTCCTGTATTCCAAAATCCAAAGTACAATAGATTTACAGACCATGCTTACAGTTTCCAGAAAAAAGGAGAAGATAGTATTGATAATGACGGCATGATATATCGACTATTTGATTTCTCATCATATACTCCAAACTTACTCGATTATCAGCATCAT GTTGTTAAAACCTACCCGTGTTTGTATGGTTTAGATGACTGcagttacaaaaaaaagatatacagtATAACTCTAACTTCCATTGCAATGAATACATCTACATATCAGGAGCACTTCAAATGTGGTCCATCCAATTGCTCGATGACTagtttgacttacacagtcagtGTAGTCCCAG TACGATATAACGTTTGGAATACCATTCCTTCCAAAAGATTTAACCCGGATTTTGAATACTGGAATGCAACAATAGCAACAACATTGTTTCCATCAGCTAATGATATATACGTTGTATTTGAACATAGAGAAACTTGTCGAACGTATTTTGTGAGATATACAGGCGGTGATTACCAG GAAACTGGATCACGACAGCACACCTTTAAAAGTCTTCCTCCAGGGCAATATTGGATAGAG GTTAAGTGTTGCCGTGTTGACAATTTATGCAGTGTGTACAAAACTTTCCACGACATCATAATAAGTG AGTCTAAGGAAATTATCACTCCTCGATATGAGCATTTAACCAACATATTATTAGCATTGGGATTTTGTATATCTACTGTATTGGTAATTGCCTTAGTATTTTTGAAACGACGACGAAAAAAGAAATTGACAG AAGCAACTATTGTTACAGAACGTCAATCCTATATACCAGAGGAATACATGAATCAGTTGCTTGAaggaaaaaataacaaatcaacCAAATTAGTCACTATAGTGTCAAATACGGATCAGGCTAGTTCAATGGTAGCAAATCAACTTGATATTTCATTGACAAGATTTGGACTGGAAACACTATTATTTCATTATAAGTCATATTTGGAGACTGAAGTGTTAGATTATTTCATTGAAGCAATGAGAAACACTTCTCATTTATTACTTTTGTTTCCTGATGAAGACTTGATACAAGAAACTGACTACGATCAAACATTTGTTAAAATCATAAAAGCTTCAGCAAAATTAAACAATCTTGATACTCTTAAATTGTATTTCACGTCTCAAAAATATTTTACGAAGGAAAACATTTATGAAGCTAAAACATCTGCTTTTCTTTCTACAGAATTTCACGAACTTATAAAGTTTTTGAATGTTAAACCAAACCTGTTTAAGGGAAACACACTTCAAAAAATTGAATGCGACTTGAATCATGTTATATGTGAGGCAGAAGATAGATTGAGAAATCCAGTTTCGAGACGATCATCTTTTGTGTCTACATCAAGCATAGTAAGCATAGACAGCAACTGTCCTTTTCACGGAAAATTCAGTTTTATAGACAATTCTGTCAAAAATAATGAAGAGTATTCACACATTAATAGTCCTCTGTTCGATGGTGGATATCATGCAATTGGGAAAGGTcagataaaaaatcaaaaaccttCAGAGTGTATTGGAAATCAGAAAGAACCATGCATGCTAAATAACAGTATGCATCGTGTAAGTTATATGACAGAAAGATTACATTTGTCTGACCAGTGGTCTGGCTTACTTCAAAATGAAGCAGATACCAATGAGCAAcatattcataaaactttgcaaaaaaacAGTGATAGTCAGATGgttgaattgaaaaaaacaaaacgttGTCATATAGATGCCAAGAAAATAATCCGCATAATAGCAAATGATGATCAAATAAGTATTACACTAGCCAACAAAATCATAGAGACACTTATCCTATTTGGTGAAGACATAtctattttgaaaaacaaaaggtcaaaaaagaaaattcatgACGAAATTAAGGATGCAACTCACGTTATAATTTTACTTCCTGTTGAGAATACATGTTTTAAGTTTAGACACAATCTTGACTCTGTCAAAAGTACTATTTCGTCCTCCCTCGATGTTTTAAAACAGAGAAATACATTAGTAGTGAACTTTCCATACACAAAGGACGTTAATTGTGTAACTTGGAAATGTTTAaagaagtttgaaggaaaaatcTGTTTAATGAAAGATTTTTATGAATTCatgcaatttttaaatgtaaCATGCGATAGTATTAACAAGTGGGAGATAATAAAACTAAACCTCAGCAATGCGGTAGCTGAATCAGAGACCTTATTGAGGAGTTGGAGGATTGAAAATGTCCATATTCGGGAATCGTGCTCAGATATAAGTATTGACTCAATGTGTCCTATTCATGGAGAAAAGCAACAGTTGAATACATTTCCGATTTTTTCGAATTTATGTGACCCTTGTGAAACCCCTGAACAATTCATTAACGATCCGCTACTCAAAATAAACTTTGGTTCCGCAATTATTCTTAACCAACCATGTGAAAGCGAAGAAAACGGCTCGGAGAACATTAAAGTAAATGAAAGAATCGAAGAAATCCATTTACAACATCAAAATATTAACGACCCccttttgtattttaatttcgGTTGA